A single genomic interval of Hevea brasiliensis isolate MT/VB/25A 57/8 chromosome 4, ASM3005281v1, whole genome shotgun sequence harbors:
- the LOC110673636 gene encoding L-ascorbate oxidase homolog, whose protein sequence is MAEMVLMLILCLSAGAMIGVRSEDPYLFFTWNVTYGTVSPLGVPQQVILINDQFPGPVINSTSNNNLVINVFNNLDEPFLLTWSGVQQRKNSWQEGMLGTNCPIPPGTNFTYQFQVKDQIGSFLYYPSTALHRAGGGFGGLHINSRLLIPVPYPDPEDDYTVIVNDWYTKSHKILRNYLDSGRSIGRPEGVLINGKTAKGDGKDEPLFTMKPGKTYKYRICNAGLKTSINFRIQGHTMKLVEMEGSHVMQNVYDSLDVHVGQCLSVLVTANREPKDYYMVASTRFIKTVLTGKGIIRYSNGKGPASPELPEAPVGWAWSLNQFRSFRWNLTASAARPNPQGSYHYGSINITRTIKLVNSVSRAGGKLRYAINGISHTDTETPLKLAEYYGISEKVFKYDTIQDNPPAKIDKIVTQPNVLNMTFRNFVEIIFENHEKTMQSWHLDGYSFFAVAVEPGTWTPEKRKNYNLLDAVSRTTVQVFPKSWAAIFFTFDNAGMWNLRSELWEKTYLGQQLYASVLSPARSLRDEYNIPDTALLCGLVKDLPKPPPYSI, encoded by the exons ATGGCTGAGATGGTGTTGATGCTAATTTTATGCCTCTCAGCCGGGGCAATGATAGGGGTCAGAAGTGAAGATCCATATTTGTTTTTCACATGGAACGTCACTTATGGAACCGTGTCTCCTTTGGGAGTTCCCCAGCAAGTCATTCTCATCAATGATCAATTTCCAGGGCCTGTCATCAACTCTACAAGCAACAATAACCTTGTCATTAATGTCTTCAATAATCTTGATGAGCCATTCCTTTTGACATG GAGCGGTGTCCAACAGAGGAAGAACTCTTGGCAGGAAGGAATGCTGGGGACCAATTGCCCTATCCCTCCAGGAACCAACTTCACCTATCAATTCCAAGTCAAGGACCAGATTGGCAGCTTCCTTTACTACCCAAGCACAGCCTTGCACAGGGCAGGTGGAGGATTTGGTGGCCTCCATATCAATAGTCGTTTGCTCATCCCTGTTCCTTATCCTGATCCTGAGGATGACTACACTGTCATTGTTAATGATTGGTATACCAAGAGCCACAAAATTCTCAGAAATTACTTGGATAGTGGACGCTCTATTGGCAGACCAGAAGGCGTACTCATCAATGGCAAAACTGCTAAGGGCGATGGCAAGGATGAACCTCTCTTCACCATGAAGCCTGGAAAGACATACAAGTATAGGATTTGCAATGCGGGGCTCAAGACATCTATCAACTTCAGGATCCAAGGCCACACAATGAAGCTTGTTGAGATGGAGGGATCCCATGTGATGCAAAATGTGTACGACTCCCTCGACGTGCATGTGGGTCAGTGCTTGAGCGTGCTTGTGACAGCAAACCGGGAACCTAAAGACTACTATATGGTGGCTTCCACTCGATTCATAAAGACTGTCCTCACTGGTAAGGGAATCATTCGATACTCTAATGGGAAGGGACCAGCATCACCTGAACTTCCAGAGGCACCTGTGGGATGGGCTTGGTCCCTCAATCAATTCCGTTCCTTCCGCTGGAATCTCACAGCCAGTGCTGCCAGGCCAAACCCTCAAGGCTCCTACCATTATGGATCCATCAACATCACCCGTACTATTAAATTGGTTAACTCAGTAAGCAGGGCAGGGGGCAAGCTTCGTTATGCCATTAATGGTATTTCTCACACTGATACAGAAACTCCACTCAAACTTGCTGAGTACTACGGGATTTCAGAAAAGGTTTTCAAGTATGACACCATTCAAGACAACCCACCAGCTAAAATCGACAAGATTGTGACACAGCCTAATGTCCTGAACATGACCTTCCGTAACTTTGTGGAGATCATCTTTGAGAATCATGAGAAGACAATGCAATCATGGCACTTGGATGGGTATTCCTTCTTCGCAGTCGC CGTGGAACCTGGCACATGGACTCCGGAGAAGAGGAAGAACTACAATCTTCTTGACGCAGTTAGCAGGACCACAGTGCAGGTGTTTCCGAAATCATGGGCAGCCATCTTCTTCACATTCGACAATGCTGGAATGTGGAACTTAAGGTCTGAGCTGTGGGAGAAAACCTACCTGGGTCAGCAACTCTATGCTAGCGTTCTCTCTCCTGCACGCTCTCTTAGGGATGAGTACAATATTCCTGATACTGCTTTGCTCTGTGGGCTCGTCAAAGACTTACCGAAGCCCCCACCTTACAGCATTTAA